In one Juglans regia cultivar Chandler chromosome 11, Walnut 2.0, whole genome shotgun sequence genomic region, the following are encoded:
- the LOC108997719 gene encoding histidine kinase 1-like isoform X1, which produces MADETHPGSCECSPTRSTPMGTPLRKVLDRISGFATPWRSSSALRGRRIFHRDVEREEFQYAATRCLSSYYSVFVARLAIMVMLAILIGLLTILTWHFTKIYTTKSLNSLAYGLRNELLQRPILRMWNILNSTSEITTAQVKLSEYVFRRYNKPDTQAEQVEQLYESMRDVTWALFASRKALNAITINYRNGFVQAFHRDHRSNNTFYIYSDLVNYSISASGSSYEINSLSSQQGWKDQSIHGNISAVWYQEPLDPITGEKTGKAKPIPPDDLINIAGLSEVPDGVASWHVAVSKYTDTPLLSAALPVWDPSNESIVAVVGVTTALYSVGQLMKELVEVHSGHIYLTSQEGYLLATSTNAPLLRNSTQGPKLMRAIDSDDEVIQMGATWLQRAYGNNFSQSHEVHAENARLGHEQYYIDSFFLKLKRLPLVGVIIIPRKNIMGKVDERAFKTLVILISASLCILFIGCICILILTNGVSKEMKLRAELISHLDARRRAEASSNYKSQFLANMSHELRTPMAAVIGLLDILICDDCLTNEQYATVTQIRKCSTALLRLLNNILDLSKVESGKLVLEDAEFDLGRELEGLVDMFSVQCINHNVETVLDLSDNMPKLVRGDSARVVQIFANLISNSLKFTSSGHVIIRGWCENSSSSIDIEKFPLDHKKSQPAHKIKFKQQGSHTKKACKKENKMILRFEVDDTGCGIDPSKWESVFESFEQADPSTTRTHGGTGLGLCIVRTLVNKMGGEIKVAKKDGPGTLMQLYLLLNAPADGTEQHYRVDFSKHSLVVLLALHGRMGRLIMSQWLHKSGVFTMEASEWNELTQILREFFCIRRSARNNGFDAQHSLSEPLNTQVLSIQDMRNPVFVIVVDIGLLDLSTDIWKEQINFLDIYFGKAKFAWMLNHDTSNAIKMELRRKGHILMVNMPLYKAKMIHILEAVIKERNVELQKKSSNALRTTKESNLHEYHEIDTTHFDVASSDDSDMPEMRSSNSICGSLDGEKRRERITKPCSSGYQNINNCLVELTRVYSKENYLTERDPCQVGHNSHDVQNEEPKCCTQASLSAEPQSENADCREQHLVSSCPTAQGNLYSSKAMNEQKSLEGLRILLAEDTPVLQRVATIMLEKMGATVIAVGDGLQAVDALNCKLSAEACERDCVCEDRNTRLQTENRDFPLYDLILMDCQMPKMDGYEATKIIRKSEAGTGLHTPIVALTAHAMSSDEAKCLEVGMDAYLTKPINYKLMVSTILSLTTRTAYVKRELTNQ; this is translated from the exons ATGGCAGATGAAACCCACCCTGGAAGTTGTGAATGCTCACCAACTCGAAGCACGCCGATGGGTACCCCCCTGAGAAAGGTGTTGGATAGAATATCAGGTTTTGCCACTCCTTGGAGGAGCAGTTCAGCTCTACGCGGTCGGAGAATCTTTCACAGGGATGTTGAACGAGAAGAGTTTCAGTATGCTGCTACTCGTTGTCTCTCTTCCTACTACAGCGTCTTCGTTGCTCGCCTTGCTATCATG GTCATGCTAGCCATTTTAATTGGGCTTCTAACCATATTAACATGGCATTTTACAAAGATCTACACAACAAAATCACTGAATAGCTTGGCATATGGCCTTCGAAATGAACTCCTGCAACGTCCAATTTTACGGATGTGGAACATCTTAAATTCTACCTCTGAGATAACAACAGCACAGGTTAAGCTATCAGAGTATGTGTTCAGACGGTACAACAAACCCGATACTCAGGCCGAACAAGTTGAG CAGCTATACGAATCAATGAGGGATGTAACTTGGGCACTATTTGCAAGTCGTAAAGCTCTCAATGCAATAACTATAAATTACAGAAATGGTTTTGTCCAGGCATTCCATAGAGATCACAGGAGTAACAATACATTCTACATCTACTCGGATCTTGTAAACTATTCTATCAGTGCCAGTGGATCATCTTATGAAATCAATTCGCTATCATCACAACAAGGTTGGAAAGATCAATCCATACATGGTAACATTTCTGCAGTTTGGTATCAGGAGCCCCTTGATCCCATCACTGGCGAGAAGACAGGGAAAGCAAAGCCAATCCCACCAGATGACCTAATCAATATTGCAGGGCTTTCAGAAGTACCTGATGGTGTAGCTTCATGGCATGTAGCAGTGAGCAAATACACAGATACACCCTTGCTTTCAGCAGCACTGCCAGTTTGGGACCCTTCAAATGAAAGTATTGTGGCTGTTGTGGGCGTTACTACAGCACTTTATAGTGTAGGCCAGCTTATGAAGGAGCTTGTTGAAGTCCACAGTGGGCATATATATTTGACATCCCAAGAGGGTTATTTACTTGCTACATCCACGAATGCTCCACTATTGAGAAATTCAACCCAGGGGCCCAAGCTTATGAGGGCTATTGATTCTGACGATGAAGTAATACAAATGGGAGCTACATGGTTGCAGAGAGCCTATGGCAACAACTTTTCTCAGAGTCATGAGGTTCATGCAGAAAATGCTAGGCTTGGCCACGAGCAGTATTACATTGAttcatttttcctaaaattGAAGAGGCTTCCCTTG GTGGGGGTCATCATCAttccaagaaaaaatataatggGGAAGGTAGATGAGAGAGCCTTCAAAACATTGGTTATATTGATATCTGCATCTTTGTGTATCCTATTCATTGGATGTATCTGCATTTTGATACTGACAAATGGGGTGTCCAAAGAAATGAAACTAAGAGCAGAGCTGATAAGCCATCTTGATGCAAGAAGAAGAGCGGAGGCATCTAGCAACTATAAAAGCCAATTTCTAGCAAACATGAG TCATGAACTGAGGACACCTATGGCTGCGGTAATTGGGTTACTGGACATTCTCATATGTGATGATTGCCTCACAAATGAACAGTACGCAACTGTTACCCAGATTAGAAAGTGCTCAACAGCTCTACTCCGGCTTCTAAACAATATATTGGATTTGAGCAAG GTTGAATCTGGGAAGCTGGTGTTGGAAGATGCAGAATTTGATTTGGGGAGAGAACTTGAAGGACTTGTTGATATGTTCTCTGTGCAGTGCATTAACCACAATGTGGAAACTGTTTTGGATCTCTCTG ATAATATGCCAAAGTTAGTTCGAGGAGACTCTGCTAGAGTTGTTCAAATATTTGCAAATCTAATCAGCAATTCTCTCAAGTTCACATCAT CGGGTCATGTCATTATACGAGGATGGTGTGAGAACTCAAGTTCTTCCATTGACATCGAGAAGTTTCCTCTCGACCATAAGAAATCACAGCCTGCACATAAGATAAAGTTCAAGCAGCAGGGAAGCCATACAAAGAAGGCCtgcaagaaagaaaacaaaatgattcTTCGGTTTGAAGTTGATGACACTGGTTGTG GTATTGATCCAAGCAAGTGGGAATCTGTATTTGAAAGCTTTGAGCAAGCTGACCCCTCAACAACACGAAC GCATGGTGGCACTGGTCTTGGATTATGCATCGTGCGGACCTTG GTTAACAAGATGGGTGGAGAAATCAAGGTTGCAAAGAAGGATGGTCCAGGAACTTTGATGCAGCTCTACTTGCTTCTCAATGCACCTGCAGATGGCACAGAGCAGCATTACCGAGTAGATTTTTCGAAGCATAGTTTAGTG GTACTGCTTGCTCTACATGGCAGAATGGGGAGATTGATTATGTCCCAATGGCTACATAAAAGTGGAGTGTTTACGATGGAAGCATCTGAATGGAATGAGCTGACACAAATTCTTAGGGAATTCTTCTGTATCAGAAGGTCAGCTCGTAACAATGGCTTTGATGCACAGCATTCTCTAAGTGAACCTTTGAATACTCAAGTCCTGAGCATACAAGACATGAGGAACCCAGTCTTCGTCATAGTTGTGGATATAGGACTGCTCGACTTGAGCACAGATATATGGAAGGAACAAATTAACTTTCTTGACATTTACTTTGGGAAAGCAAAGTTTGCATGGATGCTTAATCATGATACTTCAAATGCCATAAAGATGGAACTCCGCCGAAAAGGACATATATTGATGGTGAATATGCCACTCTACAAGGCAAAGATGATTCACATTCTGGAAGCTGTAATAAAGGAGAGAAATGTTGAACTGCAGAAGAAAAGTTCAAATGCTTTGAGAACTACCAAAGAAAGCAATCTGCATGAATATCATGAGATTGATACCACACATTTTGATGTTGCCAGCTCTGATGATTCTGATATGCCTGAAATGCGTAGTTCTAATTCCATATGTGGCTCACTTGATGGGGAAAAACGAAGAGAGAGGATTACAAAACCTTGTTCTTCAGGCTACCAGAACATTAACAACTGTTTAGTTGAACTCACTCGTGTTTATTCAAAAGAGAATTATTTAACTGAAAGAGATCCATGTCAAGTCGGGCACAACTCTCACGATGTTCAAAATGAAGAACCTAAATGTTGCACACAAGCATCACTTTCAGCAGAACCTCAAAGTGAAAATGCTGACTGCCGCGAACAACATTTGGTTAGCAGCTGTCCTACAGCACAGGGTAATTTATACTCAAGCAAAGCTATGAATGAACAGAAGTCTCTTGAGGGCCTACGAATACTGCTTGCAGAAGATACCCCAGTACTCCAGAGAGTTGCAACCATAATGCTAGAAAAAATGGGTGCTACAGTAATTGCCGTGGGAGATGGCCTTCAGGCAGTAGATGCTCTGAATTGCAAGCTTAGTGCAGAAGCTTGTGAAAGGGATTGTGTCTGTGAAGATAGAAACACAAGATTGCAAACAGAAAACAGGGATTTCCCTCTATATGACTTGATCCTAATGGATTGCCAA ATGCCAAAGATGGATGGTTATGAAGCAACAAAGATAATCAGGAAATCAGAAGCTGGAACCGGATTGCACACTCCCATTGTTGCATTGACTGCCCATGCAATGTCATCAGATGAAGCCAAATGCTTGGAGGTGGGCATGGACGCTTATCTAACAAAACCAATTAACTACAAGCTGATGGTTTCCACCATTCTTTCACTCACTACAAGAACGGCCTACGTCAAGCGAGAGCTAACAAACCAGTAG
- the LOC108997719 gene encoding histidine kinase 1-like isoform X2, with amino-acid sequence MADETHPGSCECSPTRSTPMGTPLRKVLDRISGFATPWRSSSALRGRRIFHRDVEREEFQYAATRCLSSYYSVFVARLAIMVMLAILIGLLTILTWHFTKIYTTKSLNSLAYGLRNELLQRPILRMWNILNSTSEITTAQVKLSEYVFRRYNKPDTQAEQVELYESMRDVTWALFASRKALNAITINYRNGFVQAFHRDHRSNNTFYIYSDLVNYSISASGSSYEINSLSSQQGWKDQSIHGNISAVWYQEPLDPITGEKTGKAKPIPPDDLINIAGLSEVPDGVASWHVAVSKYTDTPLLSAALPVWDPSNESIVAVVGVTTALYSVGQLMKELVEVHSGHIYLTSQEGYLLATSTNAPLLRNSTQGPKLMRAIDSDDEVIQMGATWLQRAYGNNFSQSHEVHAENARLGHEQYYIDSFFLKLKRLPLVGVIIIPRKNIMGKVDERAFKTLVILISASLCILFIGCICILILTNGVSKEMKLRAELISHLDARRRAEASSNYKSQFLANMSHELRTPMAAVIGLLDILICDDCLTNEQYATVTQIRKCSTALLRLLNNILDLSKVESGKLVLEDAEFDLGRELEGLVDMFSVQCINHNVETVLDLSDNMPKLVRGDSARVVQIFANLISNSLKFTSSGHVIIRGWCENSSSSIDIEKFPLDHKKSQPAHKIKFKQQGSHTKKACKKENKMILRFEVDDTGCGIDPSKWESVFESFEQADPSTTRTHGGTGLGLCIVRTLVNKMGGEIKVAKKDGPGTLMQLYLLLNAPADGTEQHYRVDFSKHSLVVLLALHGRMGRLIMSQWLHKSGVFTMEASEWNELTQILREFFCIRRSARNNGFDAQHSLSEPLNTQVLSIQDMRNPVFVIVVDIGLLDLSTDIWKEQINFLDIYFGKAKFAWMLNHDTSNAIKMELRRKGHILMVNMPLYKAKMIHILEAVIKERNVELQKKSSNALRTTKESNLHEYHEIDTTHFDVASSDDSDMPEMRSSNSICGSLDGEKRRERITKPCSSGYQNINNCLVELTRVYSKENYLTERDPCQVGHNSHDVQNEEPKCCTQASLSAEPQSENADCREQHLVSSCPTAQGNLYSSKAMNEQKSLEGLRILLAEDTPVLQRVATIMLEKMGATVIAVGDGLQAVDALNCKLSAEACERDCVCEDRNTRLQTENRDFPLYDLILMDCQMPKMDGYEATKIIRKSEAGTGLHTPIVALTAHAMSSDEAKCLEVGMDAYLTKPINYKLMVSTILSLTTRTAYVKRELTNQ; translated from the exons ATGGCAGATGAAACCCACCCTGGAAGTTGTGAATGCTCACCAACTCGAAGCACGCCGATGGGTACCCCCCTGAGAAAGGTGTTGGATAGAATATCAGGTTTTGCCACTCCTTGGAGGAGCAGTTCAGCTCTACGCGGTCGGAGAATCTTTCACAGGGATGTTGAACGAGAAGAGTTTCAGTATGCTGCTACTCGTTGTCTCTCTTCCTACTACAGCGTCTTCGTTGCTCGCCTTGCTATCATG GTCATGCTAGCCATTTTAATTGGGCTTCTAACCATATTAACATGGCATTTTACAAAGATCTACACAACAAAATCACTGAATAGCTTGGCATATGGCCTTCGAAATGAACTCCTGCAACGTCCAATTTTACGGATGTGGAACATCTTAAATTCTACCTCTGAGATAACAACAGCACAGGTTAAGCTATCAGAGTATGTGTTCAGACGGTACAACAAACCCGATACTCAGGCCGAACAAGTTGAG CTATACGAATCAATGAGGGATGTAACTTGGGCACTATTTGCAAGTCGTAAAGCTCTCAATGCAATAACTATAAATTACAGAAATGGTTTTGTCCAGGCATTCCATAGAGATCACAGGAGTAACAATACATTCTACATCTACTCGGATCTTGTAAACTATTCTATCAGTGCCAGTGGATCATCTTATGAAATCAATTCGCTATCATCACAACAAGGTTGGAAAGATCAATCCATACATGGTAACATTTCTGCAGTTTGGTATCAGGAGCCCCTTGATCCCATCACTGGCGAGAAGACAGGGAAAGCAAAGCCAATCCCACCAGATGACCTAATCAATATTGCAGGGCTTTCAGAAGTACCTGATGGTGTAGCTTCATGGCATGTAGCAGTGAGCAAATACACAGATACACCCTTGCTTTCAGCAGCACTGCCAGTTTGGGACCCTTCAAATGAAAGTATTGTGGCTGTTGTGGGCGTTACTACAGCACTTTATAGTGTAGGCCAGCTTATGAAGGAGCTTGTTGAAGTCCACAGTGGGCATATATATTTGACATCCCAAGAGGGTTATTTACTTGCTACATCCACGAATGCTCCACTATTGAGAAATTCAACCCAGGGGCCCAAGCTTATGAGGGCTATTGATTCTGACGATGAAGTAATACAAATGGGAGCTACATGGTTGCAGAGAGCCTATGGCAACAACTTTTCTCAGAGTCATGAGGTTCATGCAGAAAATGCTAGGCTTGGCCACGAGCAGTATTACATTGAttcatttttcctaaaattGAAGAGGCTTCCCTTG GTGGGGGTCATCATCAttccaagaaaaaatataatggGGAAGGTAGATGAGAGAGCCTTCAAAACATTGGTTATATTGATATCTGCATCTTTGTGTATCCTATTCATTGGATGTATCTGCATTTTGATACTGACAAATGGGGTGTCCAAAGAAATGAAACTAAGAGCAGAGCTGATAAGCCATCTTGATGCAAGAAGAAGAGCGGAGGCATCTAGCAACTATAAAAGCCAATTTCTAGCAAACATGAG TCATGAACTGAGGACACCTATGGCTGCGGTAATTGGGTTACTGGACATTCTCATATGTGATGATTGCCTCACAAATGAACAGTACGCAACTGTTACCCAGATTAGAAAGTGCTCAACAGCTCTACTCCGGCTTCTAAACAATATATTGGATTTGAGCAAG GTTGAATCTGGGAAGCTGGTGTTGGAAGATGCAGAATTTGATTTGGGGAGAGAACTTGAAGGACTTGTTGATATGTTCTCTGTGCAGTGCATTAACCACAATGTGGAAACTGTTTTGGATCTCTCTG ATAATATGCCAAAGTTAGTTCGAGGAGACTCTGCTAGAGTTGTTCAAATATTTGCAAATCTAATCAGCAATTCTCTCAAGTTCACATCAT CGGGTCATGTCATTATACGAGGATGGTGTGAGAACTCAAGTTCTTCCATTGACATCGAGAAGTTTCCTCTCGACCATAAGAAATCACAGCCTGCACATAAGATAAAGTTCAAGCAGCAGGGAAGCCATACAAAGAAGGCCtgcaagaaagaaaacaaaatgattcTTCGGTTTGAAGTTGATGACACTGGTTGTG GTATTGATCCAAGCAAGTGGGAATCTGTATTTGAAAGCTTTGAGCAAGCTGACCCCTCAACAACACGAAC GCATGGTGGCACTGGTCTTGGATTATGCATCGTGCGGACCTTG GTTAACAAGATGGGTGGAGAAATCAAGGTTGCAAAGAAGGATGGTCCAGGAACTTTGATGCAGCTCTACTTGCTTCTCAATGCACCTGCAGATGGCACAGAGCAGCATTACCGAGTAGATTTTTCGAAGCATAGTTTAGTG GTACTGCTTGCTCTACATGGCAGAATGGGGAGATTGATTATGTCCCAATGGCTACATAAAAGTGGAGTGTTTACGATGGAAGCATCTGAATGGAATGAGCTGACACAAATTCTTAGGGAATTCTTCTGTATCAGAAGGTCAGCTCGTAACAATGGCTTTGATGCACAGCATTCTCTAAGTGAACCTTTGAATACTCAAGTCCTGAGCATACAAGACATGAGGAACCCAGTCTTCGTCATAGTTGTGGATATAGGACTGCTCGACTTGAGCACAGATATATGGAAGGAACAAATTAACTTTCTTGACATTTACTTTGGGAAAGCAAAGTTTGCATGGATGCTTAATCATGATACTTCAAATGCCATAAAGATGGAACTCCGCCGAAAAGGACATATATTGATGGTGAATATGCCACTCTACAAGGCAAAGATGATTCACATTCTGGAAGCTGTAATAAAGGAGAGAAATGTTGAACTGCAGAAGAAAAGTTCAAATGCTTTGAGAACTACCAAAGAAAGCAATCTGCATGAATATCATGAGATTGATACCACACATTTTGATGTTGCCAGCTCTGATGATTCTGATATGCCTGAAATGCGTAGTTCTAATTCCATATGTGGCTCACTTGATGGGGAAAAACGAAGAGAGAGGATTACAAAACCTTGTTCTTCAGGCTACCAGAACATTAACAACTGTTTAGTTGAACTCACTCGTGTTTATTCAAAAGAGAATTATTTAACTGAAAGAGATCCATGTCAAGTCGGGCACAACTCTCACGATGTTCAAAATGAAGAACCTAAATGTTGCACACAAGCATCACTTTCAGCAGAACCTCAAAGTGAAAATGCTGACTGCCGCGAACAACATTTGGTTAGCAGCTGTCCTACAGCACAGGGTAATTTATACTCAAGCAAAGCTATGAATGAACAGAAGTCTCTTGAGGGCCTACGAATACTGCTTGCAGAAGATACCCCAGTACTCCAGAGAGTTGCAACCATAATGCTAGAAAAAATGGGTGCTACAGTAATTGCCGTGGGAGATGGCCTTCAGGCAGTAGATGCTCTGAATTGCAAGCTTAGTGCAGAAGCTTGTGAAAGGGATTGTGTCTGTGAAGATAGAAACACAAGATTGCAAACAGAAAACAGGGATTTCCCTCTATATGACTTGATCCTAATGGATTGCCAA ATGCCAAAGATGGATGGTTATGAAGCAACAAAGATAATCAGGAAATCAGAAGCTGGAACCGGATTGCACACTCCCATTGTTGCATTGACTGCCCATGCAATGTCATCAGATGAAGCCAAATGCTTGGAGGTGGGCATGGACGCTTATCTAACAAAACCAATTAACTACAAGCTGATGGTTTCCACCATTCTTTCACTCACTACAAGAACGGCCTACGTCAAGCGAGAGCTAACAAACCAGTAG
- the LOC108997717 gene encoding proteasome subunit alpha type-7, which translates to MARYDRAITVFSPDGHLFQVEYALEAVRKGNAAVGVRGTDTIVLGVEKKSTAKLQDSRSVRKIVNLDDHIALACAGLKADARVLVNRARIECQSHRLTVEDPVTVEYITRYIAGLQQKYTQSGGVRPFGLSTLIIGFDPYSGAPSLYQTDPSGTFSAWKANATGRNSNSIREFLEKNYKETSGQETVKLAIRALLEVVESGGKNIEVAVMTREHGLRQLEEAEIDAIVAEIDAEKAATEAAKKAPPKDT; encoded by the exons ATGGCGAGGTACGACAGGGCAATCACAGTATTCTCACCAGATGGCCATCTGTTTCAGGTCGAATACGCCCTCGAAGCCGTGCGCAAGGGCAACGCCGCAGTAGGCGTCCGTGGCACCGACACCATCGTCCTCGGCGTCGAGAAGAAGTCCACTGCCAAACTCCAAGActccag ATCGGTTAGGAAGATTGTGAACTTGGATGATCACATTGCACTAGCCTGCGCTGGACTCAAGGCTGATGCTCGCGTTCTAGTAAACAGGGCACGGATTGAATGTCAAAGCCATAGGCTTACAGTCGAGGATCCAGTGACTGTTGAGTACATTACTCGTTACATTGCAGGTCTTCAGCAAAAGTACACACAAAGTGGGGGTGTGAGACCATTTGGCCTTTCAACTCTGATCATTGGTTTTGATCCCTATTCTGGTGCACCATCATTGTATCAGACAGATCCTTCTGGGACATTTTCAGCTTGGAAGGCTAATGCAACTGGGAGAAACTCTAATTCGATAAGGGAGTTTCTGGAGAAAAACTATAAAGAAACTTCTGGGCAAGAAACAGTGAAGCTTGCCATCCGTGCATTGCTCGAG GTTGTGGAGAGCGGGGGGAAGAACATAGAAGTTGCTGTGATGACTAGGGAGCATGGACTACGGCAACTTGAGGAAGCCGAGATTGATGCAATTGTTGCCGAAATTGATGCAGAGAAAGCAGCTACTGAGGCTGCAAAGAAGGCTCCTCCAAAGGATACAtga